Below is a window of Impatiens glandulifera chromosome 2, dImpGla2.1, whole genome shotgun sequence DNA.
GATGTAGGGAACGTGTCTACGACATCCTGTAAGGAAAAAAGAACATCCATCAAGAAAATAGCAACCTTATTAGTTCGCTTATTATAGTAATAGAGAACCTGCCACCAGATATCTTTTCCCATATTCCACTTTGTATCTTCCCTTTTCATAGCtgattgattttcaaatacCAAACAAGTATCAACTGTAATTCCATTTTGAGCCAATTCAATAACCGCAGTATCAACTATGTCTTTTAAATGGATAACTTTGGATCCTCTCATAACAGCATTGCAGGTTATTAAAACTCGAGGTTTGCAATCCATTATTCTTTGGGAGAGAGATTCCGAAGAAAATCCAGCAAACACGACCTTTAAGTGACAGAAATATGATTTTACAAACAGAAACAAGAAGACTGGTCGATAAATCAATAATGGGGTTTTATAGTACCGAGTGGACAGCGCCAATTCGAGAGCAAGCAAGCATTGCAATTGGAAGTTCCATGAGCATCGGTAAATAGATGACAACAGCATCTCCTTTTTTAACACCAATATGTTTTAAGTAATTTGCAAGCTGAACAAAAGACgagacaataaaaaataatcaaacctaACAAAGTCTTCCATCCTGACAATCTTTAAGAAAGAATCAAACCTGACAAACTCTCTCAAGGAGCTGTTTATATGTTAAGTTGCTATCTTTCCCAATCTCATTTCCTTCCCAATAAAGAGCGATTTTGTCGCCATTGCCTGATTCGATGTTTCTGTCCAAACAGTTGAAGCAAATATTGGTCACCCCACCCTTAAACCACTGATCAAATAAGACAAAAAGGACAATGATAATGTTATATGATCATATACAGATTCAAAAACATTGGAGAAAACAAGGTTTAGGTAATGACCTCAATCTTAACATCCCCTTTTCTGATATCCAGATTCTCGGAGTATACGTCTTGCCCCCATTTCCTTTTCCAAAAGAACTCCGACGCAATATCAGACCAGAATCCGGCAGGATCCTCTATTGATCTTCTGTACATCTCTAGATACTGATAGTGTAACTAACTCTCAGTGATAAAACGATACTCAAAATCTAAAGAAGGAAGTGTTACTTAATAAAACAGACCTTCTGGATAGAAGAAACAGTCGCCTGTTGAGAAAATCCATTGCTTGGCAAGATGAGATCATCTTCCTCAGAAGCAAGCGACTCTCCTAGAACAATGGCATTGTTCAACAAGTGATTCGTTGTTGCCTGAGTACCCTCCATTTCCAACACCAGCTCATTTCGGCCAGCACCGGCACCAATCCGTGATGATGGAGACTTTACCTTTCCGGTGACATgaatagaagaagaaaatggaCGGGAATTTCTATGATCCAATGTGGTGGATAGCCTATTGTTTGAAACAGGGGATGATGATGTAGGGGATGAAGGGTGATCAGATCTTACAAgcaatgaagaagaaggagcAATAGCAGTtccatgaagaagaagacaatcCTTCTTCGTAGTAGTAAACCAGAAGGAAGGAAGGGCCACCATCTTCATCCAGTTTGACCATTTCTTAATCATTATTACTCActccatatataataataataataatgggaTCATGATTACATGATTGAGAAGCATTCGCATTCCATAGTCAACACACCTATGCATGAGACCAGATATATATATCCATTGGGAACCGGaagaatacaatattttttttaaggctttatttatttttttatttattgcaCGTGctaatatataattcttttaatcctaaaaattattttttaataaacttacttcatttttaaatagattaattaataaaaaaaaattaataaagacaTCTTGAATCTCTTGCTACATTGTAAAACCAACTAGAGCtgtactagttttttttttttttttttacaaaaatccaCTTTATCACATAttatttccttttcatttaATCACTTAatatcaaccaaaatactaaatacCCCTATATTATCCttcaatattaaatacaaaatgacATTATAGTaactcaattcattaataaCCCAAATAACCTACTTTTtcatcaaaacaatatttttctaaaaaaacccAATTAAAACCCCCAATAACCCAACAACAAACAAGCTCTTATTGACACAATAAGCACAAAATTTAAGAAATCAATGTCTGAAATTTCTAGTAAATGTAATCTGTACAGAACCTCCAAGATTTTAGATTTATAAGCTCGCCAACACTTCCAAGTACTTTGACTAACATACTGCACAATTAACAGATTTAAACGAAAAGTAAATTCTACGAATCTAAAGGTAAACAGGAAGACTGAAACTCTGCCCATGAAAACAAGATTAGATCTGTCATCAAGTTGTCTGGGATAATAAGCTGTTTAAAGTAATTAGAGGTAGTTATGTTAATAATTActtgttaattagttagttattttCAGTTATTATTAGCACGCTAGTAGTATAAATAAGTAACTGTACTATGTGTAATGTAAATGTTGAATTATTATTGAATGAACTATTTACCCCTTCATATATAACAACTGTTGCTCCATTAAGCAGAGCCTGTAAGTCGCATAACTGTGACCAGTAATCCACCCACAATCTGCAGTACAcctaaaataacagaaaaaaaaagttaataatccTAGACGGTCCAAAT
It encodes the following:
- the LOC124925134 gene encoding uncharacterized protein LOC124925134; the encoded protein is MDCKPQVLVRCNAVMKNESKVINLKDIVDTAINESTQNGITVDTCLALEKPFSYEKVYCRLWVDYWSQLCDLQALLNGATVVIYEGLIIPDNLMTDLILFSWAEFQSSCLPLDS